One genomic segment of Clavelina lepadiformis chromosome 3, kaClaLepa1.1, whole genome shotgun sequence includes these proteins:
- the LOC143448896 gene encoding uncharacterized protein LOC143448896, whose product MVNFFLGQQSGYTKYPCFMCLWDSRAKTRHRVKKAWLTRENLEVGKANVIKEPLFQRKKIILPPLYVRLGLMKQFVKALYKDGDCFKYFCRCFPKLTTENLKAGIFDGPQIRKLINDSNLEQA is encoded by the coding sequence atggtgaactTTTTTCTTGGACAGCAAAGTGGATACACTAAGTATCCCTGCTTTATGTGCTTGTGGGACAGCAGGGCAAAGACCCGGCACAGGGTAAAAAAGGCATGGCTCACAAGAGAAAATCTAGAAGTAGGCAAAGCAAATGTGATTAAAGAACCtttgtttcaaagaaagaAGATCATTTTACCACCTCTCTATGTCAGGCTGGGGctcatgaaacaatttgtaaagGCTTTATATAAAGATggtgattgttttaaatatttttgtagatGTTTTCCAAAACTGACAAccgaaaatttgaaagcaggCATTTTTGATGGGCCTCAAATTCGCAAATTAATCAATGACTCAAATTTGGAACAAGCATGA